The sequence AACCAACAGTGTTATTCCTTTGAGGCTTTGAGAGAGGGTTTCAGCTGGATGATGTGGGACAATTCAGAAGAGCATCTGGGGAAGGACTACAGATGGATTTTCAGGATAGGATTAGCAAATCTAGTCTTCTAGCAAGTCTTCAAATTGCTGGGAGAAACCTGAAAGTGCTTTGGGAAATATGCGACTTTTTTCATTTGCAACTCTGCTGCAATACCTAAATTTAGAGTGAAGTTTAGGGATAAAAAagtaaggaaagaaaagtaCCTTTTTATTTGTAGGGTGGGGGGAAGGTAGAGGGGAAGAACAACAAGGAATTATGTGCTCTGAGGTAAGTCCATGGACTACATAAAGCAGGATTCAGAAAAAGGCCCACTTTCATTATGCATCCTCAAGAGGAGAAACCCTGATGTTGGATGCAAAACTTGTACCATATGTACAAAAATTTGGATAGATTTGAATAACAGAACAACCTTAGACAACCTTAAGCTTGTTCTTTAGGTCAGGGGAATCTGTAGGTAGTTAGAAACAGGAAGTATCTGCAATGCCTACATTATAGCCAGCAAATTAAGATCTTCtcttataaaaatattcataagTCATGAAGTTCAATTTATCACTAATCCCACTACCCACTATGGCATTTGCTGGATACAGGATATCTGACATTTCAAATATTATTATACAGAAATATCCACATTATCTTCTGGACATCCATCACCTGCATGTGTGTAGGAGTTAGTGTACCTGCATTTCTTCTCATttcagtgaaatgaaaaaacaaacccagtaTGCAAATATTCAtcctttttcacttttctgatATTCCTTTTAACTCACAGCTTGCAATTCATAAAAGTCAATGAGGGACATACATGTTAAAGGAGAATATACGTGAAGTCCAGGTTTTCCTCAGGAATAGCAATCACATGTACAAATCACAGAAGTTTGAGAACATATATTATTGCCATGCCATCTGCTGAGAAAAGCCAGAATCTCAGCTGTCTCAGGAGAAGGCAAGGGCCCAGAGGTTTGCTGTACCCTCCAGACATATCTgcattttttcttcatctttaaaGCAAATTCAGAAAACATAATTATGCACATTTTAATTGCAAGTTAATGGAGTCAGCCACTGGGTTTTGTTTGGAGCTTGATCTTACTATGTCTCAGAGTTATGAGATTTCATTTCTGTTCTTAAAAGCTTTACCACAAACTTAGCTTAGTGTTTCAGAAAcatcttttaaatgtttttaattttcatggtcCTGCTTTCAGATATTGGAAACCTATTTAATAGAGTGGAGACTCACTCATTGAGCCTACAGTTcaggaggaaataaaagaaCCCAGAATAATGAAAAGTTAAAAAGCAGGTGCTGGGGCATACCAAATGTCACAGCCCAGCAGTGTGACTACGTAGCGTGGTGCCAATACCCactcaaggaaacagcagaTTTATTTGTTGCTGCTGGCAAATCTGACTCCTTCAACAAAGTGATAATTTGCAATAGTACCTTCAGTTCTGAGTGAGGTCTGAAGCCACAAGCACAAGTGGGGCAGCATCAGCTTGGTCCTGGGCACTGAGCACAGGAACCTGTTTTTTCTCCTGCTCACCTCCTTCcccaagagagagaaaaataccaATTGGCTGCTTGAACTTTCAAGTGAACTGAAGCCAGTATTTTGTAAAGCCAGTGTGTCACATTATGAATACTGAAGCTTTAGTTATACCTTTTCCTGACTAAGCAGAAGTACAAGTCAATTCACCTGTTTCAAATGTTAATCAGAAATGGAAGTAGCAGCTTTGTGAGCAGAGACAGCATTCCTTTCTCTATTCTTGTCTGCTCCAGAATTAGATCACCTTTCTTGTAGCTACCCTGGGGCCTTAGAACAAATTCTCAGTCTGGTACCTAGCCAGACAAGCATTAAGAAAGGTTTTTGCTTTGTCTAAGTTGAAGCAGTACCAGAAAGTGTGATATGGTCCCTCCTTCCTAACATGAGGGCTGTTATAGTCCATCTTCTCAGTAGGAGTTATTGTGCCTGAACAAGAAGCTTGCATCAAAGCCACAGTTCCCTCCCTGCATAAGGAAAAATCTCCATTGTTATAACTTTGTCaagaaaacatatttcttcTTGCTATGAATATTGCCCCATGTGCCAGTAATAAGCTCATGTAGAGGCCAGGTTCCTTTTAAGGAAATATTCAATGGAAATCATTGTCAATGTCATCAGCCATGGAATCAAGCATGGATTCTTTTCATGTTGGTTTCATCCAAAGAGAGCAGAGCTATGGAGACAAGTGCATAAGCACAATACACTGCTGCTCATTGGTAGTCACCAGTTTGACAGCCAGAGCACTCAAAGGAGTTTTACTCTGTTGCCCTTCAGGGGCGAGGAAGTATTCAAGAAAGAGTCATAACTATTAATTTATGTTTTCACATTTGAGAGTAAGATGTGTTTTTACTCTGACAATTCCATCCTTACATAAAGTAGCAGGGAAGGTTTAGCACAATGCTCTACCGAAAGGTCTCCTAAGTAGCAGATCTTCACTGCAGGAATAAACATCCTCTTTTCACATATTTTGGTGGAAGAGAGGTTATTGCTCCTGCAAGCCCAAAAGAGCCAAAGGGAGGTTACTATTGTgcttatttttgtaaaaatcaGTTTATCTCAAGTAGATCTCCACCTTTGGTCTGAGTTACGGAGTAAGACTTAACCCATTGTTGCCACCTTCCCATCTACTGATTTCCCCTGCACAGCTACTGCTTTGCTGTTACACttcatagaaccacagaattctGTGATCACTTCAGCATATCCTGCATCAGGAACCATCCTCAAATGTCACAGCACCCCAAGACCACATTGCAGACAGTGCATCATTGTTATTTGCAGACTTGAGCTGCATCAGCTCATTTCAGGATTaagagattaattttctttgtcaGCATTTCCTGTACTGGACCCTCGCCAGCTTGCTTTTCTTGGTTTACCTCTTACCTGCTGTGGTTTCTTCAAAATTTATGCTTATTTTGAAGGATATTTCTATACTTTTCAGGATTCCCTTGTTTTTGGTGGTATGAGATCACATAAGTGTCAACAACTGCAGGGTTGTTTGGTTGTTTAGCCAGATTGCCCAGCTCTTGCTTTCAAGACACTTCTACAAGTGACATGAATCACCTGCTTAAACTTCCAGGCTCAGAAGCCTCACTGATTTCTTCATGACCATTAAAAACTCTTGTCTTTATCAGCAGACTGCATGCATTTGCCCCAGAGAGCAGGCATGATTTGTATTAAATGACATCAATGTCATAAGTTTATCTCTTGTTACTGGAAGTCAAGAGGGAAAGGATACCATTGGTAGGATACTTTCCAAGACAGAGCCATAAGTGTGCTTCCAGATAGCTGCTTGTTGAAGTAAACATGCGAGTCAACCCACAAGCTGGCTTTCCTCTTGCATTTTTGAGTCATCACTTTCACAAGATATCTACAAATAGCTCAGATTCACTTTAAATAAGTGCAAGTAATTGACTGCCTGAGGAGGGTGCACTTGTCTGCTCCAAATTGATTTGCATGGAAAGGTGCTTCTACTTTCCCCAAAAACTCTTCCAATATCACAAGCATTGCAGACAGCTGTTACCACCAAAGGCCAATTCCCTCTCCCAGACTGTAGTTTTCAATATAAAGGCCCTATTTCCCCTCCAAACAAATTAATACTGGTTGTAGTAAGCTGCACACAGAATAGTTTCCAAAAGGCAAGGAAAGCACAAACAGGAGCTGATTTCAGTCACTTACAGCCTTTCTATCCCGGCCACTATCCTCAGCTGGTACTTTCAGTTCTCATTATTTAAATGCTATATTTGAGTTTTCATGTTCCTACCATCTGCTCTCACAATACAGAGTTTCTCAATACAATAATCTGATGTAAAAATACCTCAAGATAATGACACAAACTTGAGGGACTCAgaatttccttttaaagaaCACGAGCATGTGACACTCTGCAAAAACCAACCAGGAAAGGCACCAGCTGCTTCATAattagaatataattttttttattttgagattAGGCCAAAGTTGGTgaataggcaaaaaaaaaaaaaaaaaaaaatgaaaagaatagGCCAAATCTAAGATTAGCTATTCTAGTCCCCACAGATTGACATCTTAAAGGCACCAGTAGGTAACTAATTATACATGTACAAGCATGCTTAGCTCCCAGAGCAatccaggctggggacacactgctGAGAGAGAAGCCCTGCAGAAAAGACCCTCAGGGTCCTGGTGGGCATTGAACTGAGACCTGGCAGCAGAAAGGTCAAAAACATCCTGCCCTGTATGTCAGAAGTGCAGCCAGTAGGTGGATGGAAGCGATTATGCCCCTCATCCCAGCAATCATTAGGGGGTATCCAGAGTCCTGCACCCAGTTTTGAGGTGAGTTCAGCAGAGGACCCACAGGATGCTCAGGAGTCTGGAGCACTTGCCCTGTGAGAACAGACTGAGACTGAAGTGGCTTATCCTGGCTAAGCTTTGGGAGTGCTTACAAACAGCCCTCAACACCTGTGGGAAAGTGACCAAGGAGCTGGAACCAGGCAGTGAATGGTGGGGGAATGAGAAATTGTGACTAAAAGCTGAAAGTACAAAAGGTTCAGAGAGAGGATAAGGAGAGCCTTTCCCCcttggggcagctgggcaggggtgTGTGCTGTCCAAGGAAACTGTGCTGGCTCCATCCTGGGAGTTTTCCGATCCACAAAAGGGCACAGTTCTAAGCAGCCTGATGTGGGCTCAGAGGAGACCCTACCAGAGTGGAGGGATGCACTGGAGACCTCCTCACTTCCCTTGCCTTCTAAATACTCCTATGATCTTGCAATCCTATAGAAATAACTCTTCTATAGCATTGCTACTTACAAAGACAACAAGTAGAAAAACATTTGTTCCACAATACTGATGCCTAGCAACCAACAGAGTAATTCCTGGAAATCCACTTAAGGAGAATTTCAGGGGCTGGACTATACACTTGTTAGCTGCTTTTGCCATTGGAATAGCACATTACAGATAAAGGAAGGTCTAAGAATTTGCTTGACTGCTTTCTGATAGTTATTCTGTGAATTGAAGTATGACAGGACTTAGAGGATCAGTCAAGATGGACCCATTATGTCAGGTCTGTGCACAACTTGCCTCAAACAAATTAATGCCTGAACAGcacaagcagaaaagaaatgaaGTGTCCAGGGACTTTGGGTAAGTCAATACCAGAGCCTAGCTTTATGCCATAACTACTCAAAATTCTAGTCATTGGGGCATAGTTTGTCTGAAAGCATGGGAGTAAAAGGGAGAGAAATCttctgttttgttatttttcttctcacagTACCCCCTATTTCATCTCCATTGCATAAAAGCATATTACAGACATATTGTTAAATTGATTCAGGTGGTGCAAGGACAAGCAGTTCCCAATCAAGGAAGAAATTTTATTGCCTTAGCTTTCTATAACCTCAGAATTCTCTCTTTGTGCTCCAAATCCATTTCTTCCTGTAGTTCTATATTTCTTTAGAGGAAATTTCTGATTGCAGGGGTGCTGAAAGCAAGCTAAATGATCACAATGAGCCTTTTGGATCTGAAAGTTTAGGAACTGAGCTGTGTCCATTTCATATAATGTACTCAAATGAAAGAGTAGGGGAGAGAACATTAATTTTTGAGGGTTAGGCTTGAACCTCCCTTTTTATTCTGAgaggtaattttatttaattatttgccTTTAAGGTAGAGTGTTcttcaacaacaaaaataatgaaataaaaacaagtcCGTGATCTTTGTGCTAGTAAGGGCATATGAATAATAGCACTATGACCCACTGGCAGAGGAGGGGTAGGGGAAGAAGTGGTCACTGAAACTCACTCTTCATtggtcatcccagagcatcaTGTGGCCACAGCTCCTTTTTAAAGATAAGTGCTCTTCTCCTGGAGCTCATTATATTCTCCTGTTCTGTTTGAACCTCTGGAGGACATCTTTCTAGGCTGACAAAATGTGTGACCATTTTGTGGGCACCTGGAAGCTCCTTTCTAGTGAAAACTTTGAGGACTATATGAAAGAACTGGGTGAGAATTGTTATTTCAACTTCTTGTATCTGGAACAGGGAAGCAATGACAATTTTGAACTTTATTCTTTACTTGCTTTTTCTGGCTGTGCTGTTTATCAAGGGGGGTTTAATCCAGTATTTTGATCAGATTATCTTAAACTGGAGAATTCATCTGTTTCAATAAGTGGTGTTAAAATcctaaaaatcaggaaaaagcaggaaaactttGATTGATGGGAATGATTTCAGGTAAGTCTAGTCTATGCATGCCTTATTAGTAGTTTTATAAATGGAAGGAAAACACATCACTGAATTATTTTGTGTGAATTAACTTTTATTCTTGGACACACAAATTGGTGTGATGCTAGAAAGCAACAAGTTTCCTTATGTCTATGAGCAAAACACCTAAACAACTTTAAAATGCTACTGGATTAGGACAGCAGTTAATTGCCATGGCTATTATAGTGAATGAAACTCTGTAGCTGCCTCCAGTGAATATCAACAAAGACAAATGCATGGATTCATGCAGATACTTGCAAGATTTGATGTCTAACTTTTCTCTAAAGGTGTAGATTTCTCACTTAGAATTAAAATTAGTATTTAGAAGGTTTCAACATTCTGTTAGTGTGGAAGAAGCCAGGAGTAACTTGCACTGATTCAATTACTACATGCTAAAAATCTGGGGGGTTATTTGCAGTTTAGGGGTAAAATACTTACTGTGACTTATCCTGACATCTTTCAATGAGTGAGACTTGCATTTCTAATCTTTACTCCAGATTTTACTCAGGACATAACAATTGCCAGCTATTCCTTAATCATTTCCTTATATTCAACCTACCCACTTGTAAATATAAAAagcttgtggtttttttttttttccttttttgttagttttgttGCTTTTGTGGCTCAGAAACTGTTTTATATTCCTGCTTATTTACAATTAGCATAATTGCTTGTATGCAATTAGCATACAAGTTAGTGTATAAACTACTAAAGTTATTCTGAACAAGTCTATGTGCAAATATCTGGCGTTCATATAATCTCAGTGTTCAAAATATTGCTTTTACTATTTTGACAATGACAGAGAATTTCCTTACATCAACCCACCCAGCTTGGTCTATAGCAGTACCAAGTAagattttacaaaaaaatctctgtaacatagaATTATTAACACTCAGAAAGCAACTGGGGGAAAAGCACTGAGGGCTTTTTTTCCCAacataaaagacaaaaagattgaggaaagacaaaaaattcATAGTGCCCTATCTTATTTACAGGCGTGGGGTTTGCTACCAGGAAGATGGCTGGTGTGGCCAAGCCTAATGTAACTATCAGCATCAATGGTGATGTGATAACCATCAAAACAGAAAGTACCTTCAAAAATACAGAGGTCTCTTTCAAGCTGGGTGAAGAGTTTGATGAGACCACAGCAGatgacagaaaaacaaaggtGAGCCCTGAAATGGCATTTTGTAAATACATCTCTCAAAAGGGATGTGGGAGAGGTAGGGCAGAGCTGTGATTTTGATATCCagtgcagaaatgctgctccacAGGTAAGACTATTGTGGGTGTTTTGTGTTTAGTGCTGTTTGGACCTGGAGAGTCTTCTCCTGAGACCAGAGCACTCTGATGAAACAGCCATGCTATGTTTTTTCAATTTGGCAGAATGTCATAACCCTAGACAATGGTGTGCTGGTCCAGGTGCAGAAGTGGGATGGAAAAGAGACTATAATAAAGAGAAAAGTGGTGGATGGGAACCTGGTGGTGGTAAGTTAATTTTTGTTACTTAATTGCTGAATTCGGTGTGCAGAATTCATGTTTAGCTGATGTATGCCTTTGGATTAAACACAGGGAGGGAAAGCATCTGTAAGGACTCTGTTCACTTGTTGAGAAGTCTCTCAGATGGAGTCTAGAGCATAGGTGAAAACTGAAAAGCTGTTAAACTCATGGAATGGTATGGAGGAGCCTGTTCTCCATAGCAAGACATGGCTGGGAAAGTGTaggaagaaaaacccaaaatccttaTGAGGTAAACTTATGTATTTCAGAATCTCTAAGTCCTGAACAGTATAGAGGAAGCATTAGCAAAGCCACATTAAACACCTCCACTCTATGCTGATGCAGAGTACTGGTGTTCATCTTCAGCAGAGGCCTAGAGCCACCTGTGGGAATCCTGCTGTGCATCACCAACAACTGTGGTAATGATATGATGTTAGAGCAAGGAAACACATCCAAGCTCTGTTGGTTGGTTTTATCTGGTCAGGGACTATTGTGCTTGACTTGATGCCAGTAAGGCCTGCATACAGTCTGGGCTCTGCTCTACAGTTTTAGAAAACACACTGAAGAATCTGGGACAGGACTAAATCTATATTCATAAAAGGCAGCTAAGATTCCTACATGCTGCAAAATAATACACATACACAAAATTCCTGAAGAGTTCTGCCCTCCCctaaggaaaaataatatgTCCATAAATTCAACATTTAAATTCCTTTGGATAGAGACCAGAGGAGAAGAAATAGAAAGAGTTTTTAATAACAACTTCATTAAGAAAGAGTGAACAAAACAGAGTTTGATCTAACTTAAAAATAGATGAAGACAGAGCCTAACATGGAGAGGCTGACACCACAGCTGCAAGTCTGAAAGctctctgtgtgtgcatgtgttgtGCTCATGTGTGTGAAGACAACCACAGCTGCAAAAGGTGAAGGAAAAAAGGTTCATGCCCACCTCCAGGATCCAGTCAGCCTCCACAGAAGTCCTAAGAGCCTTCTTTAGAGATTTTTAAGAAAAGGTTAGAAATCTCCTGGTGGTCAGTAGAGCAGTTCTTGAAAATTCTTTCACTCCTGTGCTTGTTTTTCAGTCTTCTGTTGCTGAAGCTCTCAAAACTGAGTTCCACTCTTTTAGCAATTGCCTTTAGAGACAGAGAAACgcaattttttcttaaattagtTCCCAATAGATAAGTATTCTCTATCTTCTGACTAACATTCAGTAAGAGTTAAAAGCTTATTGAATTATCTTTTCTTTCCAGGAATGCACCATGAATAACGTTTCCTGCAAAAGAACTTATGAAAAAGCATGAAGAAGCCACCTTCACACAGGACTAATGCTTAAAGCTGGAGTAAAACAACTAACTTAACCAAAGGAGAAAAGCCTCACAAATCTGTTTTAAAGAGAACTGtacttttttttcagatatatCCCAAAGCAGTTACAAAGCATTTAGTCTAATTTGTTGTGCCTATTCAATAAAATGTTCTGCTTTCTACACTGTGTGCTTATGCTGGAGTCTGTcagggaggggtttgggggatgcAGTGTGGGAAGGGGTGCTGTGCAGGAAAGCACTGTGTGACAGCCAGTGCCACTCTCAGCCAGGTCACCCATCTCCTGTGGAAAGagctttggagctggtccagggaGTGGCACTTGTGTCACGATGGCAGATGGAGACCTGAACATCATCTGGGGAGTGCTTGCAGGGCTGCCCCCTGCAAGGAGTCTGTGCTCAGCCAGGGGAATAGGGCTGCTCTTCTCAGCTTCAAGAAGAGGTGGTTGCTtctggggcagggaggaggatgATCTGTGGATGCCCAGTTTTGGCTTCCAAACACAAGCAGGTCCTCTGTGcacaaatgcagaaaattttAAACCTGAAGAGCATTTGAAGCAGTTTGATCTTATCCTTTTTTAACATCAAGTGTGAAATGTTAGAGCTTTcacctgtgattattttttcaatatGCTTGTCTTGAACATCTTATTTTGACCGAGATACGCTAAAAGCCTGGAATTAAGAATCATAGCTTAAAAAATACTCAAGTTTACTAAAAGTCTGTACAAGTTTGCTGGTGGTACAACTTCATTTATTACCTACATGCATTTTCTACTAGCTCATTAGGCTTGATCACTCTTAGGAACATGAGCCTTTCTAGATGCAAAGCCCTTTGGGACACCATGTTTTTCAACTCTGCTTACTTTTGAACTGCCATCTTCTCCTGCCCATAAGCCTGGTCTCCTATTTCAAAACTTTGCATCTACAGAAGCCATGATTTTTACACCTGGGAGGTCTTAAAGTgaggacaaaataaaaaaatcgaGATTTCTAGGGAAAACCCAGACAATAAGTATAAAAATGTGTGCCTTAACCACTAAATGGAGAAATGACCATATCTCGAGCGATTAAGAACTCTGAACCAAATTCCACATATTCCTGGCATTCCCAAAGTCAGCTGTCAGAGGTGATGGTTCTGCCCCTACTGCTAGCAGCAGTGACCTCTCATACACTTGAACTTTCCACTGAATTAGTCAGGTTGTTTCCAAGTTTTTGCACTATTTATACAACCAGATAGGGAAATGGAAGGACTTTTACATTGTACATGAGCTGAGGAGTCATTTAAAAGTGATGCCAGACTATCAGTAAattctgcaggaaaacaaacaactCCTTTGTTTTAACCTTGGCTTCACTGCTTGTGAAATCTCACCAATTTAGAGAACAGTTGCATATGGGATGGAAGAATGCTTCAGAGCACTCCATATATATAGTACTAAATCTACTTAGCActtaacaaaaccaaaattatttatGAGATTTAGGATACAATTGCAATTTAGTAGTAGAAAATCTGCATGAGAGTGATGGTTGTAAGAAGGAGAAACACTGACTTAAATAAACTACATATAGACATTAAATATAAGCCCATGGTATTCTATCATCCACAGATTTGGAAATACTCTGTCAAAGGTACACTTTCTAATAGTTTGGTATTGATATagcagattttattttccagaaatcTTACATTCTGAATGCAGTTACAATTGTAACATTCACAGCCTAATATTTCAGCAAAGGGTAATTTCttataaaagagaaacaaaacccatTTGTTTTGGTACCTGGTGGATGACTTTGAACTTTGCAAATTAATCAAGACACTTAAAACTTCTATTTTTGGAAATTTCAATAAAGTGACATTCTGTCTATAAACCTGAACAGGGAGAGCATCATAAGGAAGTATTAGTGATGCTTTTTTTAGAATATGAACATGTTTGGGATTTATTCTCTGAAGAAGGACAAAATTTATTGTCTAAAAACAGCACCATTCTAGTGACTGCTTGAATAAATGGAGGTGATTCCTCTCTGTCAAGAAGTGACATGTGCTCTCAGGCCCAGATGGAGGTGAGAGTACACATTTCTAAGGGCTGAAGTCAGATCAGTGTCTTGACCTtacctgcagagcagcacaggactCCCTCTCTCTTCTGTCATGTTAAACTATTGTCCAGAAGTCAGTAACCATCCAGAGCATTCCTTTCTGCCAAAGAAGGATCCTCCTAAACCCATACAAACCCATGGGCAGCACACTTACTGCAGCAGGCATCTTGAATACTGAGAGGAGGAGATCCCTGCCCCTCATCGTATTCGCTCACTACTCCTTCACAGGTTTCTTGGACAGCAAAAGGGAAAGGCAACTCACACCCACAGATTTTTAGCAATTCAGCAGAAAGATGAGGAAAGGCTTATTCTGATCATTGATCTATccattgtttttctctttttcttttaactgttTATTTCCACTGGAAAGAACTTGAAGGCCTTTTGTGTCCTGGCCAGTCAAGCCCTCTGTGTGTAGTGCAGCCTGGACTtgttcccccagcccagctgtccAGCCTGGTTTTGTTGGATGTTCAAGCTAAAGGACAAGAAGCTATTTGCACCCTCCAATGTAGCTATAGGGAAAAGGGAGGATGCTGGCCCCCTGTTCAGGGCTTATCAGCTTCATAGAGTCAATGCTAAAACATCCTTGGTGTCCTCGCAGCAAGTCCCTCTTTGACCTCTGTTCTCCCATTCTGTTTCTATTTTCTTCATCGCTCCCCTGGGAATCTatttagacttttttttgtcttgaatTTGAATAGATCATATTTCCTTTAAAGAAATTCACAtaagttttctttctgtatttctttaaattctttaaatactttctgtattttctttcttttatctctAAAAAATCTCTGAATTCTTAGTTCTCTATTTCTATCCAGTCTTACCTTTATCTCTTGTGTTTCTTCACAATCTCCAAGTTCAATGTTTTAAATCCTGTTTTACATGAACCATAAGCAAAACAAGGGAATCAAGGCTCTTCCTTATCATATGTACTCACAATCCTtgatgttttttcccctttaaattCCAAGAAAAGATTGGTTTCCACAATTATTTATACTGAGATATAATTCCGTGCTCTTGTTCTTCCTAAACTGTAAGTCCTTTTAATGAAAGTactgatttttcttt comes from Lonchura striata isolate bLonStr1 chromosome 1, bLonStr1.mat, whole genome shotgun sequence and encodes:
- the LOC110481778 gene encoding fatty acid-binding protein, adipocyte; this encodes MCDHFVGTWKLLSSENFEDYMKELGVGFATRKMAGVAKPNVTISINGDVITIKTESTFKNTEVSFKLGEEFDETTADDRKTKNVITLDNGVLVQVQKWDGKETIIKRKVVDGNLVVECTMNNVSCKRTYEKA